One window of Nymphaea colorata isolate Beijing-Zhang1983 chromosome 11, ASM883128v2, whole genome shotgun sequence genomic DNA carries:
- the LOC116264078 gene encoding transportin MOS14 isoform X1: MPAMAAAEVQKTLVEALTALYRSPDSSVRNQANHWLQEFQHSVLAWEVSDSLLHDANSNLETLLFCSQTLKTKIQRDFEELPAAAFCPLRDSLYALLKHLSSGPSKVRTQICIALASLAVHVPMEDWGGGGILNWLKQEMNSSPDYMPSFLELLAILPQEAFSYKVAARPERRRQFQNELVMSIGVALDLLTYCLNATKFQEQVLEAFASWLRLNHGISAATLASHPLVVAALSSLRFNSLPDAAVNVICELIRYTVSESPGGLSAQMPLIQVLVPHVMGLRDQFKDPSKDEDDVKAMARLFSDMGDSYVDMIATGSDESMMIVQALLEVAAHPDYDIASMTFNFWHSLQVSLTEWESYSSLGTENAIRAERDRRIAMFRPTFETLISLVAFRVQYPQDYEDLSKEDRRDFRQTRYAVGDIIIDAASVLGGDAVVKILFMNFVKSVGNCEANDWNWRSSEAALYCIRSVANAVPSHEVEVMLQVFAILPKLPHQPQLLQTTCLTIGAYSTWLNASSAALPFLPSIIDILTRGMSASEDSAAAACMAFRHVCDACRTKLCGSLDGLFHIYHRAVSGEGGYRVCAEDSLQLVEALSVVITELSSDQAKKALEALCLQAVNPLQVSSVSAPVLFSSTLCATNMHTNLQEIINQGVEPVKQLNPTKFTVHIDRLANIFRYVNHPEAVGDAFERIWPLFKAIFDYRAWDMRTMEALCRACKYAVRTSGQFIVVTIGDMLSVVQEQYQLHHQPCFLYLSSEVIKIFGSEPSCANYLGCLIESLFRHTTHLLTKIEEFTARPDIADDCFLLASRCIRYCPHIFVPSSIFSSLVDCSIVGITVQHREACNSILTFMSDVLDLASSVNGQDYRAMIDSVVLPRGSIVTRILVASITGALPTSRLEEVSYVLRSLTRAYGLRACEWAKEAILLIPSTAVTESESSRFLNALSKLASEADSSALFGPLEELSDVCRRNRAVQESVQGALKPHQLNFVRVS; this comes from the exons ATGCCAGCCATGGCTGCTGCAGAGGTACAGAAGACACTAGTTGAAGCCCTTACTGCACTCTACCGTAGCCCTGATTCCAGTGTTCGCAACCAAGCTAATCATTGGCTGCAGGAGTTCCAACATAGCGTACTTGCGTGGGAG GTCTCTGATAGTTTACTTCATGATGCAAATAGCAATCTAGAAACTCTCCTTTTCTGTTCTCAGACTTTGAAAACAAAG ATCCAACGTGACTTTGAGGAGCTCCCTGCTGCTGCATTTTGTCCTTTACGAGACTCCTTATAT GCTTTACTTAAGCATCTCTCAAGTGGCCCTTCAAAAGTACGAACACAG ATTTGTATTGCATTAGCATCTTTGGCAGTTCATGTTCCGATGGAAGACTGGGGTGGTGGTGGAATTCTTAACTGGTTAAAACAGGAGATGAATTCCAGTCCAGATTACATGCCTAGTTTCTTGGAGTTACTTGCTATTTTACCACAG GAAGCTTTTAGCTACAAGGTTGCAGCTCGCCCAGAGAGACGACGCCAATTTCAAAATGAGCTTGTGATGTCCATTGGTGTTGCCCTTGATCTTTTGACATATTGTCTGAATGCTACCAAGTTTCAGGAGCAG GTCCTAGAAGCATTTGCTTCTTGGTTAAGATTGAACCATGG AATCTCAGCCGCTACTCTTGCTTCACACCCGCTTGTTGTTGCTGCTTTATCTAGTCTGAGGTTCAACTCCTTGCCTGATGCTGCTGTAAATG TAATTTGTGAACTGATACGCTACACAGTATCTGAGAGTCCTGGTGGTCTGTCTGCTCAAATGCCTTTGATTCAAGTACTTGTGCCTCATGTAATGGGTTTGAGAGACCAATTTAAAGATCCATCTAAG GACGAGGATGATGTGAAGGCCATGGCTCGTTTGTTTTCTGACATGGGGGATTCTTATGTGGACATGATTGCAACTG GATCTGATGAATCAATGATGATAGTACAAGCATTACTTGAAGTCGCTGCCCATCCAGATTATGACATTGCTTCAATGACATTTAATTTCTGGCACAGTCTTCAAGTTAGCTTGACTGAGTG GGAGTCATACTCATCATTGGGAACTGAAAATGCCATTAGAGCTGAGAGAGACCGGAGGATTGCAATGTTTAGACCAACCTTTGAGACATTAATATCTTTG GTTGCGTTCAGGGTTCAGTATCCACAGGATTATGAGGATCTTTCAAAAGAGGATAGAAGGGACTTTAGACAGACTAGATATG CTGTTGGAGATATTATAATTGATGCTGCATCAGTTTTGGGTGGTGATGCTGTTGTGAAGATCCTTTTCATGAACTTTGTCAAG TCTGTCGGCAATTGTGAAGCTAATGACTGGAATTGGCGTAGCTCAGAGGCAGCACTATATTGTATCCGTTCTGTTGCCAATGCTGTTCCGTCCCATGAAGTTGAAGTAATGCTGCAA GTTTTTGCTATTCTTCCTAAACTACCACATCAACCCCAGTTGCTTCAAACAA CTTGTTTGACTATTGGAGCATATTCAACTTGGTTGAATGCTTCTTCAGCTGCATTACCTTTTCTGCCATCAATAATTGACATTCTGACTAGAGGCATGAGTGCATCTGAAGATTCTGCAGCCGCTGCATGTATGGCATTTCGCCATGTTTGTGATG CTTGCAGGACAAAACTTTGTGGTTCTCTTGATGGGCTTTTTCATATCTATCACAGAGCTGTTAGTGGAGAAGGAGGCTACAGAGTATGCGCGGAGGACTCACTGCAACTGGTCGAAGCTCTAAG TGTGGTTATAACTGAACTTTCATCTGATCAAGCTAAGAAGGCTCTTGAGGCGTTGTGCTTGCAGGCAGTGAATCCTTTACAGGTTTCCTCTGTTTCAGCAccagttcttttttcttcaacattATGTGCTACTAATATGCATACTAATTTGCAGGAAATCATCAATCAAGGTGTTGAACCAGTCAAGCAATTGAATCCAACTAAGTTTACTGTTCACATAGATCGTTTAGCAAATATTTTCAG ATATGTAAATCATCCTGAAGCTGTGGGAGATGCATTTGAGAGAATATGGCCATTATTTAAAGCTATCTTTGATTA TCGTGCATGGGATATGAGGACAATGGAAGCATTATGCCGAGCTTGCAAATATGCG GTAAGGACTTCTGGGCAGTTTATTGTGGTCACAATTGGAGATATGTTGAGTGTGGTTCAAGAACAGTACCAATTGCATCATCAGCCATGCTTCCTTTATCTCTCTAGTGAAGTCATTAAG ATATTTGGATCTGAGCCATCTTGTGCCAACTATCTTGGATGCTTAATTGAGTCCCTCTTTCGCCATACAACACATCTATTGACAAAAATTGAG GAGTTTACTGCAAGACCTGACATAGCAGATGACTGTTTTTTATTGGCTTCAAGATGTATCCGATACTGTCCTCACATATTTGTACCATCATCAATTTTCTCATCCCTGGTTGACTGTTCAATAGTGGGGATCACTGTGCAACACAG GGAAGCCTGCAACTCGATCTTGACTTTCATGTCTGATGTGCTTGATCTTGCAAGTTCTGTAAATGGACAGGACTATCGAGCTATGATAGACAGTGTAGTTCTTCCTAGAGGGTCCATCGTTACTAGAATCCTGGTGGCCTCAATTACTGGGGCACTTCCAACGTCTCGGCTTGAAGAG
- the LOC116264078 gene encoding transportin MOS14 isoform X2, whose product MPAMAAAEVQKTLVEALTALYRSPDSSVRNQANHWLQEFQHSVLAWEVSDSLLHDANSNLETLLFCSQTLKTKIQRDFEELPAAAFCPLRDSLYALLKHLSSGPSKVRTQICIALASLAVHVPMEDWGGGGILNWLKQEMNSSPDYMPSFLELLAILPQEAFSYKVAARPERRRQFQNELVMSIGVALDLLTYCLNATKFQEQVLEAFASWLRLNHGISAATLASHPLVVAALSSLRFNSLPDAAVNVICELIRYTVSESPGGLSAQMPLIQVLVPHVMGLRDQFKDPSKDEDDVKAMARLFSDMGDSYVDMIATGSDESMMIVQALLEVAAHPDYDIASMTFNFWHSLQVSLTEWESYSSLGTENAIRAERDRRIAMFRPTFETLISLVAFRVQYPQDYEDLSKEDRRDFRQTRYAVGDIIIDAASVLGGDAVVKILFMNFVKSVGNCEANDWNWRSSEAALYCIRSVANAVPSHEVEVMLQVFAILPKLPHQPQLLQTTCLTIGAYSTWLNASSAALPFLPSIIDILTRGMSASEDSAAAACMAFRHVCDACRTKLCGSLDGLFHIYHRAVSGEGGYRVCAEDSLQLVEALSVVITELSSDQAKKALEALCLQAVNPLQEIINQGVEPVKQLNPTKFTVHIDRLANIFRYVNHPEAVGDAFERIWPLFKAIFDYRAWDMRTMEALCRACKYAVRTSGQFIVVTIGDMLSVVQEQYQLHHQPCFLYLSSEVIKIFGSEPSCANYLGCLIESLFRHTTHLLTKIEEFTARPDIADDCFLLASRCIRYCPHIFVPSSIFSSLVDCSIVGITVQHREACNSILTFMSDVLDLASSVNGQDYRAMIDSVVLPRGSIVTRILVASITGALPTSRLEEVSYVLRSLTRAYGLRACEWAKEAILLIPSTAVTESESSRFLNALSKLASEADSSALFGPLEELSDVCRRNRAVQESVQGALKPHQLNFVRVS is encoded by the exons ATGCCAGCCATGGCTGCTGCAGAGGTACAGAAGACACTAGTTGAAGCCCTTACTGCACTCTACCGTAGCCCTGATTCCAGTGTTCGCAACCAAGCTAATCATTGGCTGCAGGAGTTCCAACATAGCGTACTTGCGTGGGAG GTCTCTGATAGTTTACTTCATGATGCAAATAGCAATCTAGAAACTCTCCTTTTCTGTTCTCAGACTTTGAAAACAAAG ATCCAACGTGACTTTGAGGAGCTCCCTGCTGCTGCATTTTGTCCTTTACGAGACTCCTTATAT GCTTTACTTAAGCATCTCTCAAGTGGCCCTTCAAAAGTACGAACACAG ATTTGTATTGCATTAGCATCTTTGGCAGTTCATGTTCCGATGGAAGACTGGGGTGGTGGTGGAATTCTTAACTGGTTAAAACAGGAGATGAATTCCAGTCCAGATTACATGCCTAGTTTCTTGGAGTTACTTGCTATTTTACCACAG GAAGCTTTTAGCTACAAGGTTGCAGCTCGCCCAGAGAGACGACGCCAATTTCAAAATGAGCTTGTGATGTCCATTGGTGTTGCCCTTGATCTTTTGACATATTGTCTGAATGCTACCAAGTTTCAGGAGCAG GTCCTAGAAGCATTTGCTTCTTGGTTAAGATTGAACCATGG AATCTCAGCCGCTACTCTTGCTTCACACCCGCTTGTTGTTGCTGCTTTATCTAGTCTGAGGTTCAACTCCTTGCCTGATGCTGCTGTAAATG TAATTTGTGAACTGATACGCTACACAGTATCTGAGAGTCCTGGTGGTCTGTCTGCTCAAATGCCTTTGATTCAAGTACTTGTGCCTCATGTAATGGGTTTGAGAGACCAATTTAAAGATCCATCTAAG GACGAGGATGATGTGAAGGCCATGGCTCGTTTGTTTTCTGACATGGGGGATTCTTATGTGGACATGATTGCAACTG GATCTGATGAATCAATGATGATAGTACAAGCATTACTTGAAGTCGCTGCCCATCCAGATTATGACATTGCTTCAATGACATTTAATTTCTGGCACAGTCTTCAAGTTAGCTTGACTGAGTG GGAGTCATACTCATCATTGGGAACTGAAAATGCCATTAGAGCTGAGAGAGACCGGAGGATTGCAATGTTTAGACCAACCTTTGAGACATTAATATCTTTG GTTGCGTTCAGGGTTCAGTATCCACAGGATTATGAGGATCTTTCAAAAGAGGATAGAAGGGACTTTAGACAGACTAGATATG CTGTTGGAGATATTATAATTGATGCTGCATCAGTTTTGGGTGGTGATGCTGTTGTGAAGATCCTTTTCATGAACTTTGTCAAG TCTGTCGGCAATTGTGAAGCTAATGACTGGAATTGGCGTAGCTCAGAGGCAGCACTATATTGTATCCGTTCTGTTGCCAATGCTGTTCCGTCCCATGAAGTTGAAGTAATGCTGCAA GTTTTTGCTATTCTTCCTAAACTACCACATCAACCCCAGTTGCTTCAAACAA CTTGTTTGACTATTGGAGCATATTCAACTTGGTTGAATGCTTCTTCAGCTGCATTACCTTTTCTGCCATCAATAATTGACATTCTGACTAGAGGCATGAGTGCATCTGAAGATTCTGCAGCCGCTGCATGTATGGCATTTCGCCATGTTTGTGATG CTTGCAGGACAAAACTTTGTGGTTCTCTTGATGGGCTTTTTCATATCTATCACAGAGCTGTTAGTGGAGAAGGAGGCTACAGAGTATGCGCGGAGGACTCACTGCAACTGGTCGAAGCTCTAAG TGTGGTTATAACTGAACTTTCATCTGATCAAGCTAAGAAGGCTCTTGAGGCGTTGTGCTTGCAGGCAGTGAATCCTTTACAG GAAATCATCAATCAAGGTGTTGAACCAGTCAAGCAATTGAATCCAACTAAGTTTACTGTTCACATAGATCGTTTAGCAAATATTTTCAG ATATGTAAATCATCCTGAAGCTGTGGGAGATGCATTTGAGAGAATATGGCCATTATTTAAAGCTATCTTTGATTA TCGTGCATGGGATATGAGGACAATGGAAGCATTATGCCGAGCTTGCAAATATGCG GTAAGGACTTCTGGGCAGTTTATTGTGGTCACAATTGGAGATATGTTGAGTGTGGTTCAAGAACAGTACCAATTGCATCATCAGCCATGCTTCCTTTATCTCTCTAGTGAAGTCATTAAG ATATTTGGATCTGAGCCATCTTGTGCCAACTATCTTGGATGCTTAATTGAGTCCCTCTTTCGCCATACAACACATCTATTGACAAAAATTGAG GAGTTTACTGCAAGACCTGACATAGCAGATGACTGTTTTTTATTGGCTTCAAGATGTATCCGATACTGTCCTCACATATTTGTACCATCATCAATTTTCTCATCCCTGGTTGACTGTTCAATAGTGGGGATCACTGTGCAACACAG GGAAGCCTGCAACTCGATCTTGACTTTCATGTCTGATGTGCTTGATCTTGCAAGTTCTGTAAATGGACAGGACTATCGAGCTATGATAGACAGTGTAGTTCTTCCTAGAGGGTCCATCGTTACTAGAATCCTGGTGGCCTCAATTACTGGGGCACTTCCAACGTCTCGGCTTGAAGAG
- the LOC116264078 gene encoding transportin MOS14 isoform X4, translating to MPAMAAAEVQKTLVEALTALYRSPDSSVRNQANHWLQEFQHSVLAWEVSDSLLHDANSNLETLLFCSQTLKTKIQRDFEELPAAAFCPLRDSLYALLKHLSSGPSKVRTQICIALASLAVHVPMEDWGGGGILNWLKQEMNSSPDYMPSFLELLAILPQEAFSYKVAARPERRRQFQNELVMSIGVALDLLTYCLNATKFQEQVLEAFASWLRLNHGISAATLASHPLVVAALSSLRFNSLPDAAVNVICELIRYTVSESPGGLSAQMPLIQVLVPHVMGLRDQFKDPSKDEDDVKAMARLFSDMGDSYVDMIATGSDESMMIVQALLEVAAHPDYDIASMTFNFWHSLQVSLTEWESYSSLGTENAIRAERDRRIAMFRPTFETLISLVAFRVQYPQDYEDLSKEDRRDFRQTRYAVGDIIIDAASVLGGDAVVKILFMNFVKSVGNCEANDWNWRSSEAALYCIRSVANAVPSHEVEVMLQVFAILPKLPHQPQLLQTTCLTIGAYSTWLNASSAALPFLPSIIDILTRGMSASEDSAAAACMAFRHVCDACRTKLCGSLDGLFHIYHRAVSGEGGYRVCAEDSLQLVEALSVVITELSSDQAKKALEALCLQAVNPLQEIINQGVEPVKQLNPTKFTVHIDRLANIFRYVNHPEAVGDAFERIWPLFKAIFDYRAWDMRTMEALCRACKYAVRTSGQFIVVTIGDMLSVVQEQYQLHHQPCFLYLSSEVIKIFGSEPSCANYLGCLIESLFRHTTHLLTKIEEFTARPDIADDCFLLASRCIRYCPHIFVPSSIFSSLVDCSIVGITVQHREACNSILTFMSDVLDLASSVNGQDYRAMIDSVVLPRGSIVTRILVASITGALPTSRLEEGLNADLTGFLNIFSSTDPMSHECRHRWR from the exons ATGCCAGCCATGGCTGCTGCAGAGGTACAGAAGACACTAGTTGAAGCCCTTACTGCACTCTACCGTAGCCCTGATTCCAGTGTTCGCAACCAAGCTAATCATTGGCTGCAGGAGTTCCAACATAGCGTACTTGCGTGGGAG GTCTCTGATAGTTTACTTCATGATGCAAATAGCAATCTAGAAACTCTCCTTTTCTGTTCTCAGACTTTGAAAACAAAG ATCCAACGTGACTTTGAGGAGCTCCCTGCTGCTGCATTTTGTCCTTTACGAGACTCCTTATAT GCTTTACTTAAGCATCTCTCAAGTGGCCCTTCAAAAGTACGAACACAG ATTTGTATTGCATTAGCATCTTTGGCAGTTCATGTTCCGATGGAAGACTGGGGTGGTGGTGGAATTCTTAACTGGTTAAAACAGGAGATGAATTCCAGTCCAGATTACATGCCTAGTTTCTTGGAGTTACTTGCTATTTTACCACAG GAAGCTTTTAGCTACAAGGTTGCAGCTCGCCCAGAGAGACGACGCCAATTTCAAAATGAGCTTGTGATGTCCATTGGTGTTGCCCTTGATCTTTTGACATATTGTCTGAATGCTACCAAGTTTCAGGAGCAG GTCCTAGAAGCATTTGCTTCTTGGTTAAGATTGAACCATGG AATCTCAGCCGCTACTCTTGCTTCACACCCGCTTGTTGTTGCTGCTTTATCTAGTCTGAGGTTCAACTCCTTGCCTGATGCTGCTGTAAATG TAATTTGTGAACTGATACGCTACACAGTATCTGAGAGTCCTGGTGGTCTGTCTGCTCAAATGCCTTTGATTCAAGTACTTGTGCCTCATGTAATGGGTTTGAGAGACCAATTTAAAGATCCATCTAAG GACGAGGATGATGTGAAGGCCATGGCTCGTTTGTTTTCTGACATGGGGGATTCTTATGTGGACATGATTGCAACTG GATCTGATGAATCAATGATGATAGTACAAGCATTACTTGAAGTCGCTGCCCATCCAGATTATGACATTGCTTCAATGACATTTAATTTCTGGCACAGTCTTCAAGTTAGCTTGACTGAGTG GGAGTCATACTCATCATTGGGAACTGAAAATGCCATTAGAGCTGAGAGAGACCGGAGGATTGCAATGTTTAGACCAACCTTTGAGACATTAATATCTTTG GTTGCGTTCAGGGTTCAGTATCCACAGGATTATGAGGATCTTTCAAAAGAGGATAGAAGGGACTTTAGACAGACTAGATATG CTGTTGGAGATATTATAATTGATGCTGCATCAGTTTTGGGTGGTGATGCTGTTGTGAAGATCCTTTTCATGAACTTTGTCAAG TCTGTCGGCAATTGTGAAGCTAATGACTGGAATTGGCGTAGCTCAGAGGCAGCACTATATTGTATCCGTTCTGTTGCCAATGCTGTTCCGTCCCATGAAGTTGAAGTAATGCTGCAA GTTTTTGCTATTCTTCCTAAACTACCACATCAACCCCAGTTGCTTCAAACAA CTTGTTTGACTATTGGAGCATATTCAACTTGGTTGAATGCTTCTTCAGCTGCATTACCTTTTCTGCCATCAATAATTGACATTCTGACTAGAGGCATGAGTGCATCTGAAGATTCTGCAGCCGCTGCATGTATGGCATTTCGCCATGTTTGTGATG CTTGCAGGACAAAACTTTGTGGTTCTCTTGATGGGCTTTTTCATATCTATCACAGAGCTGTTAGTGGAGAAGGAGGCTACAGAGTATGCGCGGAGGACTCACTGCAACTGGTCGAAGCTCTAAG TGTGGTTATAACTGAACTTTCATCTGATCAAGCTAAGAAGGCTCTTGAGGCGTTGTGCTTGCAGGCAGTGAATCCTTTACAG GAAATCATCAATCAAGGTGTTGAACCAGTCAAGCAATTGAATCCAACTAAGTTTACTGTTCACATAGATCGTTTAGCAAATATTTTCAG ATATGTAAATCATCCTGAAGCTGTGGGAGATGCATTTGAGAGAATATGGCCATTATTTAAAGCTATCTTTGATTA TCGTGCATGGGATATGAGGACAATGGAAGCATTATGCCGAGCTTGCAAATATGCG GTAAGGACTTCTGGGCAGTTTATTGTGGTCACAATTGGAGATATGTTGAGTGTGGTTCAAGAACAGTACCAATTGCATCATCAGCCATGCTTCCTTTATCTCTCTAGTGAAGTCATTAAG ATATTTGGATCTGAGCCATCTTGTGCCAACTATCTTGGATGCTTAATTGAGTCCCTCTTTCGCCATACAACACATCTATTGACAAAAATTGAG GAGTTTACTGCAAGACCTGACATAGCAGATGACTGTTTTTTATTGGCTTCAAGATGTATCCGATACTGTCCTCACATATTTGTACCATCATCAATTTTCTCATCCCTGGTTGACTGTTCAATAGTGGGGATCACTGTGCAACACAG GGAAGCCTGCAACTCGATCTTGACTTTCATGTCTGATGTGCTTGATCTTGCAAGTTCTGTAAATGGACAGGACTATCGAGCTATGATAGACAGTGTAGTTCTTCCTAGAGGGTCCATCGTTACTAGAATCCTGGTGGCCTCAATTACTGGGGCACTTCCAACGTCTCGGCTTGAAGAG GGCTTAAATGCAGATTTGACAGGATTTCTAAACATTTTTAGTTCCACAGACCCGATGTCACATGAATGCAGGCACAGGTGGAGGTGA
- the LOC116264078 gene encoding transportin MOS14 isoform X3 — protein MPAMAAAEVQKTLVEALTALYRSPDSSVRNQANHWLQEFQHSVLAWEVSDSLLHDANSNLETLLFCSQTLKTKIQRDFEELPAAAFCPLRDSLYALLKHLSSGPSKVRTQICIALASLAVHVPMEDWGGGGILNWLKQEMNSSPDYMPSFLELLAILPQVLEAFASWLRLNHGISAATLASHPLVVAALSSLRFNSLPDAAVNVICELIRYTVSESPGGLSAQMPLIQVLVPHVMGLRDQFKDPSKDEDDVKAMARLFSDMGDSYVDMIATGSDESMMIVQALLEVAAHPDYDIASMTFNFWHSLQVSLTEWESYSSLGTENAIRAERDRRIAMFRPTFETLISLVAFRVQYPQDYEDLSKEDRRDFRQTRYAVGDIIIDAASVLGGDAVVKILFMNFVKSVGNCEANDWNWRSSEAALYCIRSVANAVPSHEVEVMLQVFAILPKLPHQPQLLQTTCLTIGAYSTWLNASSAALPFLPSIIDILTRGMSASEDSAAAACMAFRHVCDACRTKLCGSLDGLFHIYHRAVSGEGGYRVCAEDSLQLVEALSVVITELSSDQAKKALEALCLQAVNPLQEIINQGVEPVKQLNPTKFTVHIDRLANIFRYVNHPEAVGDAFERIWPLFKAIFDYRAWDMRTMEALCRACKYAVRTSGQFIVVTIGDMLSVVQEQYQLHHQPCFLYLSSEVIKIFGSEPSCANYLGCLIESLFRHTTHLLTKIEEFTARPDIADDCFLLASRCIRYCPHIFVPSSIFSSLVDCSIVGITVQHREACNSILTFMSDVLDLASSVNGQDYRAMIDSVVLPRGSIVTRILVASITGALPTSRLEEVSYVLRSLTRAYGLRACEWAKEAILLIPSTAVTESESSRFLNALSKLASEADSSALFGPLEELSDVCRRNRAVQESVQGALKPHQLNFVRVS, from the exons ATGCCAGCCATGGCTGCTGCAGAGGTACAGAAGACACTAGTTGAAGCCCTTACTGCACTCTACCGTAGCCCTGATTCCAGTGTTCGCAACCAAGCTAATCATTGGCTGCAGGAGTTCCAACATAGCGTACTTGCGTGGGAG GTCTCTGATAGTTTACTTCATGATGCAAATAGCAATCTAGAAACTCTCCTTTTCTGTTCTCAGACTTTGAAAACAAAG ATCCAACGTGACTTTGAGGAGCTCCCTGCTGCTGCATTTTGTCCTTTACGAGACTCCTTATAT GCTTTACTTAAGCATCTCTCAAGTGGCCCTTCAAAAGTACGAACACAG ATTTGTATTGCATTAGCATCTTTGGCAGTTCATGTTCCGATGGAAGACTGGGGTGGTGGTGGAATTCTTAACTGGTTAAAACAGGAGATGAATTCCAGTCCAGATTACATGCCTAGTTTCTTGGAGTTACTTGCTATTTTACCACAG GTCCTAGAAGCATTTGCTTCTTGGTTAAGATTGAACCATGG AATCTCAGCCGCTACTCTTGCTTCACACCCGCTTGTTGTTGCTGCTTTATCTAGTCTGAGGTTCAACTCCTTGCCTGATGCTGCTGTAAATG TAATTTGTGAACTGATACGCTACACAGTATCTGAGAGTCCTGGTGGTCTGTCTGCTCAAATGCCTTTGATTCAAGTACTTGTGCCTCATGTAATGGGTTTGAGAGACCAATTTAAAGATCCATCTAAG GACGAGGATGATGTGAAGGCCATGGCTCGTTTGTTTTCTGACATGGGGGATTCTTATGTGGACATGATTGCAACTG GATCTGATGAATCAATGATGATAGTACAAGCATTACTTGAAGTCGCTGCCCATCCAGATTATGACATTGCTTCAATGACATTTAATTTCTGGCACAGTCTTCAAGTTAGCTTGACTGAGTG GGAGTCATACTCATCATTGGGAACTGAAAATGCCATTAGAGCTGAGAGAGACCGGAGGATTGCAATGTTTAGACCAACCTTTGAGACATTAATATCTTTG GTTGCGTTCAGGGTTCAGTATCCACAGGATTATGAGGATCTTTCAAAAGAGGATAGAAGGGACTTTAGACAGACTAGATATG CTGTTGGAGATATTATAATTGATGCTGCATCAGTTTTGGGTGGTGATGCTGTTGTGAAGATCCTTTTCATGAACTTTGTCAAG TCTGTCGGCAATTGTGAAGCTAATGACTGGAATTGGCGTAGCTCAGAGGCAGCACTATATTGTATCCGTTCTGTTGCCAATGCTGTTCCGTCCCATGAAGTTGAAGTAATGCTGCAA GTTTTTGCTATTCTTCCTAAACTACCACATCAACCCCAGTTGCTTCAAACAA CTTGTTTGACTATTGGAGCATATTCAACTTGGTTGAATGCTTCTTCAGCTGCATTACCTTTTCTGCCATCAATAATTGACATTCTGACTAGAGGCATGAGTGCATCTGAAGATTCTGCAGCCGCTGCATGTATGGCATTTCGCCATGTTTGTGATG CTTGCAGGACAAAACTTTGTGGTTCTCTTGATGGGCTTTTTCATATCTATCACAGAGCTGTTAGTGGAGAAGGAGGCTACAGAGTATGCGCGGAGGACTCACTGCAACTGGTCGAAGCTCTAAG TGTGGTTATAACTGAACTTTCATCTGATCAAGCTAAGAAGGCTCTTGAGGCGTTGTGCTTGCAGGCAGTGAATCCTTTACAG GAAATCATCAATCAAGGTGTTGAACCAGTCAAGCAATTGAATCCAACTAAGTTTACTGTTCACATAGATCGTTTAGCAAATATTTTCAG ATATGTAAATCATCCTGAAGCTGTGGGAGATGCATTTGAGAGAATATGGCCATTATTTAAAGCTATCTTTGATTA TCGTGCATGGGATATGAGGACAATGGAAGCATTATGCCGAGCTTGCAAATATGCG GTAAGGACTTCTGGGCAGTTTATTGTGGTCACAATTGGAGATATGTTGAGTGTGGTTCAAGAACAGTACCAATTGCATCATCAGCCATGCTTCCTTTATCTCTCTAGTGAAGTCATTAAG ATATTTGGATCTGAGCCATCTTGTGCCAACTATCTTGGATGCTTAATTGAGTCCCTCTTTCGCCATACAACACATCTATTGACAAAAATTGAG GAGTTTACTGCAAGACCTGACATAGCAGATGACTGTTTTTTATTGGCTTCAAGATGTATCCGATACTGTCCTCACATATTTGTACCATCATCAATTTTCTCATCCCTGGTTGACTGTTCAATAGTGGGGATCACTGTGCAACACAG GGAAGCCTGCAACTCGATCTTGACTTTCATGTCTGATGTGCTTGATCTTGCAAGTTCTGTAAATGGACAGGACTATCGAGCTATGATAGACAGTGTAGTTCTTCCTAGAGGGTCCATCGTTACTAGAATCCTGGTGGCCTCAATTACTGGGGCACTTCCAACGTCTCGGCTTGAAGAG